TGGGCGGCATTGACGGAATCATCGGCACGATGGGCAAGGTTCAAAAGGTCATTGGCGGCTTTCAGCAAATGGCTCCGATGATGAAGCTCTTGTTCAATTCCTTTGGAAAAGTTAAATCAAAAGATTCAGATTCTGATGACGATTTTGATTTCGAAAGCCTGACGAAACGCAAACGCAAGCGTAAACGCCGGAGAAAATCATCCTCAGTCCGCCGTAAGACCGGCAAATCCAGCAAGAAGCGCACACGCAGATAAGCAGATGAGCTAGCATCAAACATCAATTCCTACAGCCGCTCGAGCCATGCTCCGTCATGTCGGGCGGTTTATTTTTGCAAGAGCCTCCACATACTCGGGATAACGCTTGTTCCACTCTTCTTTACGTTCGATCGTTCGTCCATCGAGCAAAGCCTCAATGACATCTAGGCAGACGTGCCACCCGGCGAGATCCCTGGGCGTATGATCGGTCAGTTTGCTAAGTGTCTCTATAAGGACAAGTTGACACCCCTCCCCATCCGGCGCTGCCTGCAGCTCAAAACGAACATGATCCTCCGCCCATTCATAGGCAAGCACAGCCTCCGCTTGAAAATCCGTGATTTTCATATCGATTTGCATACCATTGGGCATATCAAACTGCATAAATCCGCCTTCGCGCAGGTCTCGCGCCTTAAGCTCTGGAAACCACTTCACAAGCTTCTCGTTATTCGTCAAAAAAGCCCATACCTCCGCCACAGGGTGCTTCCAGATTCTTTCAAATCGGGCCACATAGCCGCCATGTATCGGTTCAATAACTGCCAACATGATTGTGCTCCTCCTTATGTTACTAACTCACATTTTCCGCTACCGCGCGAAGCTACCAGCACACGGTGTGGCGTCTCATGACCTTTGCCAACCATCTTCCACGGTCAAAGCGTATAGCTGATGGTCTTCCCATTTTCCATGAATCTGCAAATATCTCTTCGCCAGCCCCTCATATCGAAAGCCGCACCTTTGCAATACGCGAATGGACGGTTCATTGTTCGGCATGACCCCCGCTTGAATGCGATGAAGGCCTGCTGTCTCAAAAGCATAGCGTACACACTGGGATACCGCTTCCGCCATATATCCCTGCCCCTGATGGGCTTGGTCCAAATAGTAGCCTAATGAAGCGTTTTGAAAAGGCCCTCTTGCCACAGCAGTCAACGCAATCCGCCCAACAAGTGTATGGGACTCTTCTAAGAAGATCCCGAATATGTAAGACTGACCCTGTTCAAAAGCCTGTGCAGCCTGCTGGATGTCGCTTCGCTGCCCCTCCAAGGTGTAATGAGCATCCGAACGAATCGGTTCGAACGCTTGAAAATAATCACGATTGCGAATTCTGAGCTGCAGAAGCTCATCCGCATCCTGCTCATGAAGCTGTCTTAAATAAACACGTTTATGCTCCATATCATCACCTGCTAGAATTATAGCACACCAGAGATTCATGAAAAAAAGACCGCAAGCCGTATCTCTTATACGACCTACAGCCTATGGTTTAACATACTTCGTGGAGTTTCGGAGTTTCGTGCGGTGTGGCGTCGCATGACGCTTTTCTTGAAACGATGCACTTACTATCCGCAGCCCCGCTCCCTCCCCCACCGCTACTGAATCTTAATATCCGAGCCTTCCGGTACGATCTGGATCCACGTGTTCCCCGGCAATAGCGGCACTTCCTTGTTATCCGCATAAGCGCGGATCATGCCGTTCTTGCGTTCCCAGGTAATCGCCTGCGACTTGCCCTGCTGGAGAATGTAGCCTTTGCCCGGTCCAAATACGTCGACGCTTCGGCGTCCTTCTTTGTCGAGGATTTTGTGCTTGCTTTCCAAGACGAGCAGATTCTTGGTTTGCAGCTGCTTACCCGTTTCCCGGTCCAAGTGCGGCTTACCGTCCATGCTTCGCATGTATACACCATCTGCAGCATTATAATCATAGGATACGACGTATCCTTGTATGTAAGGAATTTGAATGTTATTCGCTGTTGTTCCCGCTGCTGCGCTTTGTCCATCCTTGGCAAAAGTAAGCACCGGACCATTCCAGCTGCTGCGAAATTTGTGCGCATCGGCGCCTTTTTGGATTTTTTCTACAGATGTATACAGGTTATGCGGTGGCTTACGATCCGTGGCTCTCCAATAGTAGGCGCCGTCACCGTAAACTTCATCCAAGTGAGAAAGCTTTCTTCCTGCTAAAATGTTCATCGCATCCTGACTCCAGCCTGCGTGTACGATCACGGCATCCATCATGTCGCCGATTTCAACGAAATACGGACGAATGCTTCGGACAGGTCCGATTGTTTTGGCCTCATGGCTTTGAAACACCGATACGAATCGGGTGATCTCACCCTCCGCCAAAATTTCATACACAATATCAGCCTGATCCAAACCGGTCTGCGGCCTTGCTTGCGGGGAGTTTTCGACCATGACCATGTAAGGTCTGGTCTTCAATTCCTTTTCGCTCGGTAGGCCGGTTAACGGGAATTTGTAAGGCAATGACACGGCTTCCGGCGTAGCGGTTGGCTGCGGAGTCGACGTTGCTACTGCTGTCGTTTCCACGGGCACCATGCTCGTCACAGGCGTTACTTCCGTTCCTCCGCATCCGGTTAATACCGCTGCCGTGCAACCAAGGGCCAGCCATGCGCGAATGTGGCTTCGATTAACTTTTAATAGTTTCATAGAGCTGCACCTCTTCTATTCGTTCTCTAGTCATTCATGGGTATGCTTCCGAGAGAGATTTTAGAAGACTTCCATACATCTTTGACATGATTTACTAATTCGCTTTTAAGCGAAAGATATCCTTTTTTTCATATAGATTTGGCCGGTTGTTTGCTATAGTAATAGAAAGAACAATTCTCAGGGGAGGTCTGTCCGATGAACACGCTCACCCATGACCTACCGGTCATCTTGTTCGACGGCGTCTGCAATTTGTGCAGCGGCGCTGTACAATTCATTCTTCGTAACGACCCGAAGGGAAGGTTCCGATTCGCATCCCTGCAGTCCGCCTACGGTCGTGAATCGCTGCGGCAGTTCGGACTTCCGGAGGATATCAGCACGATTGTGCTGCTTGAGCAAGGCCGCGCCTACACGCAATCCACAGCAGCTCTGCGCATTGCCAAGCGCCTGCGGGGTGTATGGCCGCTCACTTATTCGGCGATCCTCGTACCACCAGCAGTACGCAACATCGTATATAGATGGATCGCTCGCAATCGCTATCGTTGGTTCGGTAAGTCCGAGCAGTGTATGCTGCCCAAGCCCGAATACAGGAACCGTTTTCTGGACTAAACAGCAAAAACCGGAAGCAGCACCTTCTTTAAGATGCCCGTTCCGGTTTTTATCATGCCTGTAAGGAGGAATTTCAGTTGACGCCTAACGTGTGCGAATCCCAGGCGCAATCTCTTATTTCCTCGACTTTTGCCAACTCTCCTCGGTTCT
This genomic window from Paenibacillus hexagrammi contains:
- a CDS encoding SRPBCC family protein, with amino-acid sequence MLAVIEPIHGGYVARFERIWKHPVAEVWAFLTNNEKLVKWFPELKARDLREGGFMQFDMPNGMQIDMKITDFQAEAVLAYEWAEDHVRFELQAAPDGEGCQLVLIETLSKLTDHTPRDLAGWHVCLDVIEALLDGRTIERKEEWNKRYPEYVEALAKINRPT
- a CDS encoding GNAT family N-acetyltransferase is translated as MEHKRVYLRQLHEQDADELLQLRIRNRDYFQAFEPIRSDAHYTLEGQRSDIQQAAQAFEQGQSYIFGIFLEESHTLVGRIALTAVARGPFQNASLGYYLDQAHQGQGYMAEAVSQCVRYAFETAGLHRIQAGVMPNNEPSIRVLQRCGFRYEGLAKRYLQIHGKWEDHQLYALTVEDGWQRS
- a CDS encoding DUF3048 domain-containing protein produces the protein MKLLKVNRSHIRAWLALGCTAAVLTGCGGTEVTPVTSMVPVETTAVATSTPQPTATPEAVSLPYKFPLTGLPSEKELKTRPYMVMVENSPQARPQTGLDQADIVYEILAEGEITRFVSVFQSHEAKTIGPVRSIRPYFVEIGDMMDAVIVHAGWSQDAMNILAGRKLSHLDEVYGDGAYYWRATDRKPPHNLYTSVEKIQKGADAHKFRSSWNGPVLTFAKDGQSAAAGTTANNIQIPYIQGYVVSYDYNAADGVYMRSMDGKPHLDRETGKQLQTKNLLVLESKHKILDKEGRRSVDVFGPGKGYILQQGKSQAITWERKNGMIRAYADNKEVPLLPGNTWIQIVPEGSDIKIQ
- a CDS encoding thiol-disulfide oxidoreductase DCC family protein translates to MNTLTHDLPVILFDGVCNLCSGAVQFILRNDPKGRFRFASLQSAYGRESLRQFGLPEDISTIVLLEQGRAYTQSTAALRIAKRLRGVWPLTYSAILVPPAVRNIVYRWIARNRYRWFGKSEQCMLPKPEYRNRFLD